The nucleotide window CGACCGCGGCGGGATCGGTCACGTCGCCTTGGACGGTCGTGACTTCGACACCCAGCTCGGCGGCCTGCTCGGCGACCGACTGCGCTTCCTCGTCGCTCGTATAGTAGTGGACGGCGACCGACGCGCCACAGTCGGCCAGCGAGAGCAGGAGTTCGCGACCGACGCCCTTCGCGCTGCCCGTCACCAGCGCCGTCCGCCCCGAGAGATTCGGTGTTATCACGCGCTCGCTTCGCATCCCGGGGATTTAGCATCGCCGCCCGCGGCGCGCGCGAATCAGGGCGACTAAGCCGACGGCCACAGTTGTGCGTGTATGGCGACCTACGCCGGCGTCGACCTCGGCGGGACGAACGTCCGGGCGGTCGTCGCCGACGCCGACGGCAACGTACTGGGCAGTCACAGGCAGGCAGCCCCGCGCGGCCCGAACGGGCTGGCCGTCACCGAGGCGATCCTCGACTGCCTCCGCGAGGCGTCGGCGGCGGCGAGCGTCGAGCCCTCCGAGACGACTGCGGCCGCCATCGCCGCCGCCGGACGGCTCGACCTCACCGAAGGACTGGTCGAGCCGACGAACATTCCAGTCGGCGAGGTCCCGCTGCGCGGACCTGTCTCGAACCTCCTCGAAACCGACGAGATCCGCCTCCACAAGGACGTCGCCGCCGGCGTCATCGGCGAGCGCTATCACGCCGATCGTAATCCCGACGACATGGCCTATCTCACGATCTCGTCGGGCATCGGCGCGGGCATCGCCGTCGACGGCTCGATCCTCTCGGGTTGGGACGGCAACGCCGGCGAGGTCGGCCATCTGACGGTCGATCCGACCGGCGAGATGACCTGTGGCTGCGGCCACGACGGCCACTGGGAGGGGTACTGCTCGGGCGCGAACATCCCCGCCTACGCCCGTCGACTCTGGACGAAAGCCGATCGCCCCGCCACCGCCGTCCCGATCGAGAACGACGACGTCACCGCCGCCGACGTGTTCGCCCACGCCGAGGGCGACTCGTTCGCCGAGCACGTCGTCGAGCGCCTCGCCGACTGGAACGCGCTCGGGGTGGCGAACATCGTCCACGCCTACGCGCCGCTGGTGATCTCGATCGGCGGCGCGGTCGCACTCAACAACGAAGCACTCGTCGTCGATCCGATCCGCGAGCGACTCGGTGGACTAGTGATGACGAACGTCCCCGAGATCCGCCTCACCGACTTCGGCGACGACGTGGTCGTCCGAGGGGCACTCGCGAGCGCGCTCACCGGCGGCACCGGCGACATCGATCGTCACGAGTGAGTCTCCGCGGTTGGCCCCGTCGACCCCGATTCAGTCCGGCGTGTAGCGCCGCCCGCCGACGTAGAGCGCGTCGCCGTAGGTGATGACCGACCCCGAATCGGCGTCGAACGCCGTCGGCGCGTCGATCGTGCAGTTGGCGGCCAGGCGGTGCGTGCCCGGTCCGTTGGCCTTGATCGCGACCTCGCCCGCGGCGAGATCGCAGTCGACCAGTCCGTAGGACTCCATCAGCGTACTCCAGATCGCGTAGCGGTCGCTCTCGGTACCGATCCGACAGCGCTTGGCGAAGACGTGGCCGTTCTTCCCGCTGATCGCCGCGTCGCCGTTGCCGTGGAACACACAGTCCCGGAGATCGACCGGGCCGGCGAACTGCGAGAGCCCGTCGAAGGCGATCCCCCTGATGGTGTAGTGGAGCTGTTTGCCCTGATAGGTCGAGTTGATGCCCGAGCGCACGTCGACCCGTTCCGGCTCCTCCACGTCGCCCACGAGCCGGAGCGTGCACTGGGCCTTCTGAACGATCGGGCCGGTGTGGATCGCCGGCCCCTCGTCGGTGTAGCTGCCCGGCCGCACGCGGATCGTCGTGTCGTGCTGGACGAAGATCGGCAGCCGATTGAACGCCTCCTGGATCGTCCGCAACGGCTCGTCCTCGGCTCCAGGATTATCGTCGTTTCCGTCCGAATCGACGACGATCTCGCGCGAGCGCCGGGTCGTCAGCGGGCGACTCACGAGCCCCCAGCGCGGGACCTCCTCGTCGATGGTGACCCACTGACGGCTCGAATCAGTGGGTGAGTCGCTCACCGCAGCGCCTCGCGGTCGGCGGCGAAGCGCACGCGGCCGTCGACCGTGGGACCGAGCGAGAGTTCGACGACCTCCGCGGAGAGCACGCGCCCACCCTCGACCGGAACGCCCCACGTATCGAAGCGGAGGTAGCCCCGGATGTCGTCGGCGTGAGTGAACAGATCGAGATAGTCGACGGCGTGCTCGGGGAACTCACTCGCGCTGTGGGCTCGATCCATGTCGGAGTACACGGTATCGAGCCCGGCGAAGAACGCTTCCAGGCGGTCGGCATCCCGGTCGGTCGCGTCGACCACGGCGTCCGAAACCGCCGCGATCTCGTCGGTCGAGAGCCCCGCTTCCGAAAGCGCGCGCTGCGTCCGTTGATCGAAATGCATGCCCGCAGTTGACGGTTCCGGGCCGAAAACCCACCGATCGCGGGGTTCGACTACAGTCGCTGCTCGACGCTGCTGACCTCGTGTTCGATCCGATCGCGCTCGAAGTAGAGCACCTCGACGGCGATCACGCCAACGGCGAGCGCGCACACGACGACGAACGTGTCGAACTCGCTGGTGAAGAGGTGATAGAGCAGCGCGGTGGCGGCTGCCCCCGCACCGATCGCGCCGACCGCGGGGACGACCGTCGTCAGCACCGATTCGCGCTGTGTCACCGCGAGCGTGCTGATCGAGCCGAAGATGACGATGAACGACAGCGACGCGAACGAGCTGATGGCGTTCAGGCTACCGAGAACCGCCAGTCCCGCCGTGAGAACGCCGACGACCAGCAGCGGGCGGATCGGTTCGCCGTCCGCATCGCCCCGGAGCTGGTTCGGAAGGAAGTCGTCGGCGACCATCTCCTTCGAGAGGCGCGCGGTGCTGAACAGCGTCGCGTTGAGCGCGCTCCCCGTCGAGAACAGTGCCGCAACCGAGATCAGCACGAAGCCGGCTGGCCCGAAGAAGGGTCTGGCGGCGATCGCCAGCGCCGTGTCCGGCTGCTGTTGGATCGTCGCGGCGGGCACGAGATTGGTGGTGACGATCGCGACCAGCACGTACAGCAGCGTCGCGCCGACGATCGAGACGTAGATCGCGTTGCGGACGGTCTTTTCGGGGTTCGCGATGCTTTCCTGATCGAACAGTAGGAGTTCCCAGCCCTCGAAGGCGACGAACGCGACGCCGGCGGCGATGACCGGTCCGGCACCGACGTTCGCGAAGCCGGCACTGAGCTCGCCGTTGACGAACCCGTAGTAGATGCCGCCGACACCGAACACCAGGAGGATCAGTACCTTGAGCCCGACGAGCAGCTCCTCGGAGCGCCCGGAGGCGTGCGCGCCGGCGGTGTTCAGCCCGACGAAGACCGCGATCGCCGCGAGCGTGATCAGCGGCCGTAGCGGCACGCCGAACAACGACTCGACGCCGACGAGATCGGCGAAATAGCCGCCGAAGGAGTAGGAGTAGAGCGCCATCGTGCCGACGTAGCCGATGACGAACGTCCAGCCGAGCATACCCGCGAGCGTCGTGTTGCCGGTGAACTGCTCGACGTAGGTCATCGGCCCCGCGTGGCCGTCGGTAAGACTGTTCAGCCGGACGAACGAGTAGCCCGCACAGAGCGCAATGGTCCCCGCCACGACGAACGCGAGCCACGCGAGGGTGTCGGCTGTGATCGCGACGACGCCGAGCGCCGCGAAGATGCCGCCGCCGACCATGCCGCCGACCGCCATCGATAGCGACTCGACGAACCCGATCTCGTCTGCCATGCCGGACGGTGGCAGGCAGCGCGCTTGTCGGTTTGGATCGATGCGTCCGACGTCCTGCTCGATCGCCTACCGGTCAGCCGAATCGTCGACTCAGGGCAGTTCGGGCTCGTAGCCAACCATCTCGACCGCCGCGTCGAGCAGCTCCTCGATCCCTTCGTCGTCTTCGACACTCAGGTAGTGGTCGGCATCGAGATCGCGCGAGCGATCGGCCTTCGTACAGACAGTCGCGACCGGCGTGTCGAAGCGATCGCGGACGGCGTCGCGGAGCGCGAGCTGGTCGTCGAGCGGGTAGCCACAGGCCCCGCTCGCGTCGACGAAGACGAGTACGGTGTCGGCGGCGTGGGCCAGCGCGCTCTCGGCCTGGAGCTCGATCTCGTTGCGCTCCTCGTGCTCGCGATCGAGCAATCCAGGAGTGTCGACCAGCTGATACCGGATATGCTCGCGCGTGAAGTGACCGACGCCGATCCGGGTCGTGGTGAACGGGTACGAGGCGGTCTCGTGGCGCGCGTTCGTGACGTGGTTGACGAACGTGGATTTGCCGACGTTCGGAAAGCCCGCGACGACGATCGTCGGCTCGTCGGGTCTGATATCGGGCAGGACCTTGAGCTCGTCGCGGGCCGCGCCGAGCCGTTCGAGGTCGTCTTCTACTTCCTCGACGATGTCGGCGAGCCGGGCGAACGCCTGTTTCCTGAGCTTGCGCGCCGTCTCGACGTTGCCGCGCAGCCGGCCCTGGTACTCGCGCTTGATCGCGTCGGTCTGTTTGCTCGCCCAGCCGACGTTCGAGAGGCTCTTTCGTACTGCATCGACGTCGACGATGGCGTCGGCGAGCTCGTAGTAGAACGGATCGAGCGTGTCGAAATCCGGCCAGCTCGTCACGACGTTTTCGAGGTTGTCCGAGAGGATGTTGCCCGCGGTCTGGAGCATCGATTCCTGGGCGTCGAGCCCGGACTGGGCCCGCCCGGCACGGGTCGCCCGCGAGAACGCCCGGTCGATCAACTCCTCGGCAGTGGGCGTCGTTGGGATGTCTTCGAAAATCATGACGTCTGTACTGTGTACGAACGTAAAAGCACGTCAGTCGGCCGCGGTCGCCGGCGACACGGATTTATTATCGCCCGGAGTACGGATGGTATGACCAACTGGCGCGCCGTGGGGATCGGCTTCCTCATCGAACTCGTGCTCAGCATCATCGGCGGGATCGTCCCGGTCATCGGCCAGCTGTTCGCCGCCGTCGTCGGCGGGTTCACTGCAGGCTACATTGCCGGCGGCGGGTTCGGGAGCGGGTTCTGGCACGGCCTGCTCGCGGGCGCGCTCGGCGGGATCATCGTCGCGGTGCTCGTGACGGCGCTCGTCGGCGTGTTCGACGCCACGCTCGGCTTCGCCGGCCTGCTCGGCGGCAGCGTGCTCGTCATCGGCATCACCCTCGCGCTCGTGCTCGCCCTCCCGAGCGCGATCGCGGGGGCGATCGGCGGCGCGCTCTGAGTCTCAGCGCCGTTCGCGCAGTTCCGCGCGCAGTTCGTCGAGACTGACGTCCTGCATCGCCAGCAGAACGAGCAGATGGTAGACGAGATCGGCGCTCTCGGCGACGAGCGCGTCGTCATCGTCCTTTGCCGCGAGCACGACCTCCGTGCTCTCCTCGCCGATCTTTTCGAGTACGGCGTTCTCGCCCTTTTCGTGGGTGAACAGCGACGCGGTGTAGGAGTCCTCCGGCAGTTCCTCCTGTCGGTCGGCGATGACCGCCGCGAGTTCGTCGAGGACGGTCTCCGATCGCTGTTCGGCACGCTCTTCGCTCACAGGTCGGCCACCTCGCGGATGTCGTCGAGCTCGTCGAACGCCTCGCGTTCGCGACGGCCCTCCTCGAAGACGGCGGGGTCGACCTCGATCGGGGCGTTCGTGCGGGCCGCGAGCGCGAGCGAATCGCTCGGTCGTGCGTCGATGACGCGCTCGCCGCGGGGCGTCTCGACGTGGAGGTCGGCAGTGTACGTTCCGCCGCCCTCGCTCTCCTCGATGGCGTCGACGACCACGCTGTCGACTCGGCCGCCGAGCTCCTCGACGATATCGAGCAGGAGATCGTGGGTGAGCGGCCGGCCGATGTCGACGGCATCCATCCCGCGGGCGATGGCCGACGCCTCGTCGAAACCGATGAAGATCGGCAGGTAGTCGGCCTCGCCGTCCACAGCGAGGAGCACCACCGGCACGGGGCCGGAGGGCGTGCCCGCGATGCGGACGGCGTCGATGTGGGCGTTCATGCCCGTTCGAGGGCGCGAGCGATCAAAAGCCCTGTCACTACCCGTTCGTCCGATCGAAGAAGGCCGTCCCGTGAACCCGAGCGTCGTCGGTGAGCTCCGGGTGAAAAGCGGTCCCGACGACGGGCCCGTCGCGCACCGCGACCGGCCGACCATCGAACGTCGCCAGCACCTCACAGTCGCCCGCCTCGTCGATGCGCGGCGCGCGGATGAACACCGCCGGGAACGGTTCGTCGAGATCTCCGATGTCGAGATCGGTCTCGAAACTGTCGCGCTGGCGGCCGAAGGCGTTGCGCTCGACGGTCGCGTCGATCAGTCCCAAATTCTCGACGCGCTCGTCGCCGGCGTCCGTACAGGCGACGATGAGACCGGCACAGGTCGCGAGCAGCGGCTTGCCCGCGTCGACGTGGGCGACGATCTCGTCGGCGAGCCCCTCGCGCTGGAGATGGGTCGAGATCGCCGTCGATTCGCCACCGGGCAACAGGAGGAGATCGCAGTCGGGGATCGTTTCCGACGAGCGGATCTCGATCGGATCGGCACACTCGCCGTGGGCACGGGCCGCCCGCTCGATGGCCGCCGCGTGCTCCCTGAAATCACCCTGGACAGCGACGACGCCGGCCGTGAGACTCATGTCGTGGCTACGCCGCCCGGCGAAAAAAGCGCGGTGTTACAGCGCGATCCGGAGCACGATGATCATGATGCCGAACGCGACGCCGAAGGCCACGATCGTCTTCGGGTCGAGTCGGATGGCGTTCTGATCCTCGGCGTCGAAATATCGCACCAGTCCGGCGCTCGACATCAGCCCGCCGGAGTTGTCGCCGCTGCTCATGACTCCTGTGTGGCTGCTGCAGGCCTAAACCTTTCGTCGTGGCTACGGGGGTGGGAAACCCTTATCAGCGCCACGCGCCTACTTCTGGCCGGAACATGAGTGTTCGACTGAAAGACTTCTACGCGGATTGGTGCGGTCCCTGCAAGACCCAAGACCCCATTCTCGAGGAACTGGAAGAGGACATGGACGGCAGCGTCGAGTTCGAGAAGATCGACGTCGACGAGGAGCAGGAGATCGCCAACGAGTATCAGGTGCGATCGATCCCCACGCTCGTCGTCGAGAACGACGACGGCGTCGTCGAGCGGTTCATCGGTGTCACCCAGCGCGAGGAGATCGAGAGCGCGCTCGAACAGGCCGGCGCGTAACTCGGGACACGACCCGGTGCGGGATCGGCAGTCGTCGGCCCAGTGTTCATCACGCAGCAGCTATTTTACGACCACGACCGAGAGCCGTTGGTGACGCAAACATCGCACGGGAAACCGAACGAGACGGTCTAGCGAAGGCGCTGATAGACACGGATGAGCGCCTCGGCGACGATGCCGACGATGCTCCAGCGATAGGAGAGGGCGGCCGCGCCCAGGAGAAGCGCAGCGATCTTCTTCTCGCCACGATAGAGCGCGAGTCCGGCCTCGACGAGCATCGAGATGGCGCTGATCTGTCCCGCCTGTTTCGATTTGAAGGCGTTTGCGAGTCCCATGCCCGCGCGAAGGGAGCGGGACGGATAAGCACGCGGGCGGCGACCGCCGGGAACTACGCCGAGCCGCGAGAATCGAGCGCAGCGAGCCCCTCGTCGATGAGCCAGTCGAGAAATCGCGTGACTGAGTCGGGATCGTCGATGCGGTAGTCCGCCGCCGTCTCCGGGTTCGTGCCGACGTGGATACCGAGCCCGATCTCCGAGAGTTCGCGAAAGGCCGCCTCGTCGGTCGTGTCATCACCGACGTAGATCGGCAGCCAGCCGTCGTGATCGGCCACGAGCAGCGAGACGGCGTCGCCCTTGTCCCAGGCGACCGTCGGCGTGAGCTCGACGATCTCCTTTCCCGTCGAGAGCTCGAACCCGCCCTCGGCAACTCGCTCGACCGCTGCCTCGACGGCGTCGTGGACCTCGTTCTCGCGCTCGGGAGCCGTCCGGTAGTGGACGGTCGCGCTCACGGATTTGTCCTCGACGAAACAGTCCGTGTCGTCGAGGCGCTCCTCGATGTCGGCGACGATCGTGTCGAGATCGCGCCGTCGACGTCTGGCGATCGGGTGGGTCGTGCTCTCGCCATCTCTGTGGAGTTCGAGCCCGTGATTGCCGGCGTAGTCGATCCCGTCGATACCGACACGCTCGCGGAGATCGGCGAGCTCGCGCCCGCTGATGACGGCCACGTCCACCCAGTCGTGATCGCGGAGACGTTCGAGGGCGGTCAGATTGTCCTCCCCGAGCGCCGGTGCCTCCGGATCGATCTCGATACCGGCGAGCGTGCCGTCGAAATCCGTACAGAACAGGAGTCCGTTCGCGTCCGCCAGGCGATCACGGAGCGCCGGAAGCGAGTCCCACAGCACCGGCGGGATGTCAGTCGTCATCGGTGTCTTTCGCCCGGAGTTCGTCGATCGTATCGAAGACGCTCTCCATCCACGCGTAGAGGTCGTGTGATTCTACCTGTTCACGCAGGGCGACCATTCGTTCGGCACGTTCATCCATGTCCATCGTCAGCGCGCGCTCGATCGTGTCGGCGAAGGCGTCGGTGTCGTATGGGTTGATCGTGAGCGCCTGATCGCCGAGCTCCTCGTGGGCACCGGCCTGATCCGAGAGCACGAGCACGCCGTCGTCGTCGACCTGCGCGGCGACATACTCCTTGGAAACGAGGTTCATCCCGTCGCGGACGGCGCTCACGAGCATGACGTCGGCGTAGCGATAGAGCCCGCAGAGCTCGCGCTGGGGGATGAACTCGTTGATGTAGATGACCGGCTGCCAGTCGTCGGTACCGAAGCGGTCGTTGATACGGTCGATCGACTCCTGAACCTCGGTCTGGAGGTCCTGATAATCCGGGATGAGCGAGCGGC belongs to Halococcus qingdaonensis and includes:
- a CDS encoding DUF5518 domain-containing protein, yielding MTNWRAVGIGFLIELVLSIIGGIVPVIGQLFAAVVGGFTAGYIAGGGFGSGFWHGLLAGALGGIIVAVLVTALVGVFDATLGFAGLLGGSVLVIGITLALVLALPSAIAGAIGGAL
- a CDS encoding DUF7532 family protein — encoded protein: MHFDQRTQRALSEAGLSTDEIAAVSDAVVDATDRDADRLEAFFAGLDTVYSDMDRAHSASEFPEHAVDYLDLFTHADDIRGYLRFDTWGVPVEGGRVLSAEVVELSLGPTVDGRVRFAADREALR
- the pdxT gene encoding pyridoxal 5'-phosphate synthase glutaminase subunit PdxT, with product MSLTAGVVAVQGDFREHAAAIERAARAHGECADPIEIRSSETIPDCDLLLLPGGESTAISTHLQREGLADEIVAHVDAGKPLLATCAGLIVACTDAGDERVENLGLIDATVERNAFGRQRDSFETDLDIGDLDEPFPAVFIRAPRIDEAGDCEVLATFDGRPVAVRDGPVVGTAFHPELTDDARVHGTAFFDRTNG
- a CDS encoding NOG1 family protein, whose translation is MIFEDIPTTPTAEELIDRAFSRATRAGRAQSGLDAQESMLQTAGNILSDNLENVVTSWPDFDTLDPFYYELADAIVDVDAVRKSLSNVGWASKQTDAIKREYQGRLRGNVETARKLRKQAFARLADIVEEVEDDLERLGAARDELKVLPDIRPDEPTIVVAGFPNVGKSTFVNHVTNARHETASYPFTTTRIGVGHFTREHIRYQLVDTPGLLDREHEERNEIELQAESALAHAADTVLVFVDASGACGYPLDDQLALRDAVRDRFDTPVATVCTKADRSRDLDADHYLSVEDDEGIEELLDAAVEMVGYEPELP
- a CDS encoding ROK family protein is translated as MATYAGVDLGGTNVRAVVADADGNVLGSHRQAAPRGPNGLAVTEAILDCLREASAAASVEPSETTAAAIAAAGRLDLTEGLVEPTNIPVGEVPLRGPVSNLLETDEIRLHKDVAAGVIGERYHADRNPDDMAYLTISSGIGAGIAVDGSILSGWDGNAGEVGHLTVDPTGEMTCGCGHDGHWEGYCSGANIPAYARRLWTKADRPATAVPIENDDVTAADVFAHAEGDSFAEHVVERLADWNALGVANIVHAYAPLVISIGGAVALNNEALVVDPIRERLGGLVMTNVPEIRLTDFGDDVVVRGALASALTGGTGDIDRHE
- a CDS encoding APC family permease, producing the protein MADEIGFVESLSMAVGGMVGGGIFAALGVVAITADTLAWLAFVVAGTIALCAGYSFVRLNSLTDGHAGPMTYVEQFTGNTTLAGMLGWTFVIGYVGTMALYSYSFGGYFADLVGVESLFGVPLRPLITLAAIAVFVGLNTAGAHASGRSEELLVGLKVLILLVFGVGGIYYGFVNGELSAGFANVGAGPVIAAGVAFVAFEGWELLLFDQESIANPEKTVRNAIYVSIVGATLLYVLVAIVTTNLVPAATIQQQPDTALAIAARPFFGPAGFVLISVAALFSTGSALNATLFSTARLSKEMVADDFLPNQLRGDADGEPIRPLLVVGVLTAGLAVLGSLNAISSFASLSFIVIFGSISTLAVTQRESVLTTVVPAVGAIGAGAAATALLYHLFTSEFDTFVVVCALAVGVIAVEVLYFERDRIEHEVSSVEQRL
- the hisE gene encoding phosphoribosyl-ATP diphosphatase, coding for MSEERAEQRSETVLDELAAVIADRQEELPEDSYTASLFTHEKGENAVLEKIGEESTEVVLAAKDDDDALVAESADLVYHLLVLLAMQDVSLDELRAELRERR
- a CDS encoding DUF1565 domain-containing protein — translated: MSDSPTDSSRQWVTIDEEVPRWGLVSRPLTTRRSREIVVDSDGNDDNPGAEDEPLRTIQEAFNRLPIFVQHDTTIRVRPGSYTDEGPAIHTGPIVQKAQCTLRLVGDVEEPERVDVRSGINSTYQGKQLHYTIRGIAFDGLSQFAGPVDLRDCVFHGNGDAAISGKNGHVFAKRCRIGTESDRYAIWSTLMESYGLVDCDLAAGEVAIKANGPGTHRLAANCTIDAPTAFDADSGSVITYGDALYVGGRRYTPD
- the trxA gene encoding thioredoxin, which codes for MSVRLKDFYADWCGPCKTQDPILEELEEDMDGSVEFEKIDVDEEQEIANEYQVRSIPTLVVENDDGVVERFIGVTQREEIESALEQAGA
- the otsB gene encoding trehalose-phosphatase, whose amino-acid sequence is MTTDIPPVLWDSLPALRDRLADANGLLFCTDFDGTLAGIEIDPEAPALGEDNLTALERLRDHDWVDVAVISGRELADLRERVGIDGIDYAGNHGLELHRDGESTTHPIARRRRRDLDTIVADIEERLDDTDCFVEDKSVSATVHYRTAPERENEVHDAVEAAVERVAEGGFELSTGKEIVELTPTVAWDKGDAVSLLVADHDGWLPIYVGDDTTDEAAFRELSEIGLGIHVGTNPETAADYRIDDPDSVTRFLDWLIDEGLAALDSRGSA
- a CDS encoding preprotein translocase subunit Sec61beta, whose product is MSSGDNSGGLMSSAGLVRYFDAEDQNAIRLDPKTIVAFGVAFGIMIIVLRIAL
- a CDS encoding bifunctional nuclease family protein, with translation MNAHIDAVRIAGTPSGPVPVVLLAVDGEADYLPIFIGFDEASAIARGMDAVDIGRPLTHDLLLDIVEELGGRVDSVVVDAIEESEGGGTYTADLHVETPRGERVIDARPSDSLALAARTNAPIEVDPAVFEEGRREREAFDELDDIREVADL